The following proteins are encoded in a genomic region of Ovis canadensis isolate MfBH-ARS-UI-01 breed Bighorn chromosome 12, ARS-UI_OviCan_v2, whole genome shotgun sequence:
- the TMEM52 gene encoding transmembrane protein 52 isoform X1 gives MDGTDLVRGPWGGNCVGGALKWPRACPLGAWPLEGAGDLGGRVGAGTWAWLQGQSSNGRSLWRAGFALGAAQGRGLHIAAWPRGWLHLSTLSMFSRAPADRGLLLLPPLLPLPQVALGFVEGSCDPSDQCPPQARWSSLWHVGLILLTALLLLLCGVSASCVRFCRLRKRAHTQPHLPPAPEPCDLTAIPVDNDSPVHSTVTSYSSVQCPLGMQLPLPFGELDLDSTTPPAYSLYAPEPLPSYEEAIKMTKTRQEEPRPSL, from the exons ATGGATGGGACAGACCTGGTGAGAGGACCATGGGGCGGGAATTGCGTGGGCGGGGCCCTGAAGTGGCCAAGGGCCTGCCCATTGGGGGCGTGGCCTCTAGAGGGCGCCGGTGAtcttggggggagggtgggggcggggaccTGGGCGTGGCTACAAGGCCAATCCTCCAATGGACGTAGTCTCTGGAGGGCGGGGTTTGCTCTGGGAGCGGCCCAGGGGCGTGGCCTTCATATAGCCGCCTGGCCTCGGGGCTGGCTACATCTGTCCACCCTGAGCATGTTCTCCCGGGCGCCGGCCGACCGCGGGCTCCTGCTGTTGCCGCCACTCTTGCCGCTGCCGCAG GTGGCGCTGGGTTTCGTGGAAGGCAGCTGCGACCCCTCGGACCA GTGCCCGCCCCAGGCCCGCTGGAGCAGCCTGTGGCACGTGGG gctTATCCTGCTCActgccctcctgctgctgctctgtGGAGTCTCGGCCAGCTGTGTCCGGTTCTGCCGCCTCCGGAAGCGTGCACACACGCAGCCACACCTGCCGCCGGCACCTGAGCCTTGCGACCTGACAGCCATTCCTGTGGACAATGACAGCCCAGTACACAGCACTGTGACCT CCTACAGTTCCGTGCAGTGCCCACTGGGTATGCAGTTACCCCTGCCCTTCGGAGAGCTGGATCTCGACTCCACGACCCCTCCAGCCTACAGCCTGTACGCCCCTGAGCCGCTGCCTTCCTATGAAGAGGCCATCAAGATGACGAAGACCAGACAGGAGGAGCCACGCCCCTCCCTGTAA
- the TMEM52 gene encoding transmembrane protein 52 isoform X5: MDGTDLVALGFVEGSCDPSDQLILLTALLLLLCGVSASCVRFCRLRKRAHTQPHLPPAPEPCDLTAIPVDNDSPVHSTVTSYSSVQCPLGMQLPLPFGELDLDSTTPPAYSLYAPEPLPSYEEAIKMTKTRQEEPRPSL, translated from the exons ATGGATGGGACAGACCTG GTGGCGCTGGGTTTCGTGGAAGGCAGCTGCGACCCCTCGGACCA gctTATCCTGCTCActgccctcctgctgctgctctgtGGAGTCTCGGCCAGCTGTGTCCGGTTCTGCCGCCTCCGGAAGCGTGCACACACGCAGCCACACCTGCCGCCGGCACCTGAGCCTTGCGACCTGACAGCCATTCCTGTGGACAATGACAGCCCAGTACACAGCACTGTGACCT CCTACAGTTCCGTGCAGTGCCCACTGGGTATGCAGTTACCCCTGCCCTTCGGAGAGCTGGATCTCGACTCCACGACCCCTCCAGCCTACAGCCTGTACGCCCCTGAGCCGCTGCCTTCCTATGAAGAGGCCATCAAGATGACGAAGACCAGACAGGAGGAGCCACGCCCCTCCCTGTAA
- the TMEM52 gene encoding transmembrane protein 52 isoform X3 translates to MDGTDLVALGFVEGSCDPSDQCPPQARWSSLWHVGLILLTALLLLLCGVSASCVRFCRLRKRAHTQPHLPPAPEPCDLTAIPVDNDSPVHSTVTSYSSVQCPLGMQLPLPFGELDLDSTTPPAYSLYAPEPLPSYEEAIKMTKTRQEEPRPSL, encoded by the exons ATGGATGGGACAGACCTG GTGGCGCTGGGTTTCGTGGAAGGCAGCTGCGACCCCTCGGACCA GTGCCCGCCCCAGGCCCGCTGGAGCAGCCTGTGGCACGTGGG gctTATCCTGCTCActgccctcctgctgctgctctgtGGAGTCTCGGCCAGCTGTGTCCGGTTCTGCCGCCTCCGGAAGCGTGCACACACGCAGCCACACCTGCCGCCGGCACCTGAGCCTTGCGACCTGACAGCCATTCCTGTGGACAATGACAGCCCAGTACACAGCACTGTGACCT CCTACAGTTCCGTGCAGTGCCCACTGGGTATGCAGTTACCCCTGCCCTTCGGAGAGCTGGATCTCGACTCCACGACCCCTCCAGCCTACAGCCTGTACGCCCCTGAGCCGCTGCCTTCCTATGAAGAGGCCATCAAGATGACGAAGACCAGACAGGAGGAGCCACGCCCCTCCCTGTAA
- the TMEM52 gene encoding transmembrane protein 52 isoform X4, with protein MDGTDLVALGFVEGSCDPSDQCRHPTGARPRPAGAACGTWVSASCVRFCRLRKRAHTQPHLPPAPEPCDLTAIPVDNDSPVHSTVTSYSSVQCPLGMQLPLPFGELDLDSTTPPAYSLYAPEPLPSYEEAIKMTKTRQEEPRPSL; from the exons ATGGATGGGACAGACCTG GTGGCGCTGGGTTTCGTGGAAGGCAGCTGCGACCCCTCGGACCA GTGCCGCCATCCCACAGGTGCCCGCCCCAGGCCCGCTGGAGCAGCCTGTGGCACGTGGG TCTCGGCCAGCTGTGTCCGGTTCTGCCGCCTCCGGAAGCGTGCACACACGCAGCCACACCTGCCGCCGGCACCTGAGCCTTGCGACCTGACAGCCATTCCTGTGGACAATGACAGCCCAGTACACAGCACTGTGACCT CCTACAGTTCCGTGCAGTGCCCACTGGGTATGCAGTTACCCCTGCCCTTCGGAGAGCTGGATCTCGACTCCACGACCCCTCCAGCCTACAGCCTGTACGCCCCTGAGCCGCTGCCTTCCTATGAAGAGGCCATCAAGATGACGAAGACCAGACAGGAGGAGCCACGCCCCTCCCTGTAA
- the TMEM52 gene encoding transmembrane protein 52 isoform X2, with translation MLRNYGWDRPGGAGFRGRQLRPLGPVPPSHRCPPQARWSSLWHVGLILLTALLLLLCGVSASCVRFCRLRKRAHTQPHLPPAPEPCDLTAIPVDNDSPVHSTVTSYSSVQCPLGMQLPLPFGELDLDSTTPPAYSLYAPEPLPSYEEAIKMTKTRQEEPRPSL, from the exons ATGCTAAGAAACTATGGATGGGACAGACCTG GTGGCGCTGGGTTTCGTGGAAGGCAGCTGCGACCCCTCGGACCA GTGCCGCCATCCCACAGGTGCCCGCCCCAGGCCCGCTGGAGCAGCCTGTGGCACGTGGG gctTATCCTGCTCActgccctcctgctgctgctctgtGGAGTCTCGGCCAGCTGTGTCCGGTTCTGCCGCCTCCGGAAGCGTGCACACACGCAGCCACACCTGCCGCCGGCACCTGAGCCTTGCGACCTGACAGCCATTCCTGTGGACAATGACAGCCCAGTACACAGCACTGTGACCT CCTACAGTTCCGTGCAGTGCCCACTGGGTATGCAGTTACCCCTGCCCTTCGGAGAGCTGGATCTCGACTCCACGACCCCTCCAGCCTACAGCCTGTACGCCCCTGAGCCGCTGCCTTCCTATGAAGAGGCCATCAAGATGACGAAGACCAGACAGGAGGAGCCACGCCCCTCCCTGTAA